One segment of Salvia splendens isolate huo1 chromosome 20, SspV2, whole genome shotgun sequence DNA contains the following:
- the LOC121783004 gene encoding UDP-sugar pyrophosphorylase-like: MAAAAAAAADALSKLSIDDLASAAPNLHKNLSLLSPDQVELAKMLLDLNQAHLFEHWPEPGVDDDGKRAFFEQVSRLNASYPGGLASYITTAQELLADSKAGKNPYDGFSPSVPSGEILNFGDENFIQFENAGVREARKAAFVLVAGGLGERLGYNGIKVALPLESTTGTCFLQHYIESILALQDASCRLSQGEGPTEIPLAIMTSDDTHSRTTKLLEDNAYFGMKPSQVKMMKQEKVACLDDNDARLAVDPNNKFQIQTKPHGHGDVHSLLYSTGLLKEWHAAGRKWVLFFQDTNGLLFKAVPSALGVSAIKEYHVNSLAVPRKAKEAIGGITKLTHKDGRSMVINVEYNQLDPLLRASGYPDGDVNNETGYSPFPGNINQLIFEIGHYLEELSKTGGSIKEFVNPKYKDSTKTAFKSSTRLECMMQDYPKTLPPSARVGFTVMEAWLAYAPVKNNPEDAAKVPKGNPYHSATSGEMAIYRANSLILREAGVKVDDPVQDVFNGQEVDVWPRIAWSPKWGLTFSDIKSKVNGNCSITGRSTIAIKGQSIFLQDLALDGALVIDAVDNAEVKVGGTVHNAGWTIEKVDYKDTSVPEEVRIRGFKMIKVEQLEKTYNEPGKYSLSP; the protein is encoded by the exons atggccgccgccgccgccgccgcagcgGATGCGCTCTCCAAGCTCTCTATTGACGATTTGGCCTCTGCCGCCCCCAATCTCCACAAAAACCTGTCCCTCCTCTCGCCTGATCAG GTGGAGTTGGCGAAGATGCTGTTGGATTTGAATCAGGCTCACTTGTTCGAGCATTGGCCAGAGCCCGGTGTTGATGATGATGGCAAGCGTGCTTTTTTCGAACAG GTTTCTCGGCTTAATGCAAGTTACCCTGGTGGCCTAGCCTCTTACATCACAACTGCTCAGGAACTTTTGGCGGATTCAAAGGCTGGAAAGAACCCCTATGATGGGTTTTCTCCTTCA GTACCATCAGGGGAAATTTTGAATTTCGGTGATGAAAATTTCATTCAATTTGAGAACGCGGGTGTTCGTGAGGCAAGGAAGGCTGCATTTGTCCTTGTTGCTGGGGGGCTTGGTGAGCGTCTTGGCTACAATGGTATAAAG GTGGCTCTGCCATTAGAATCTACTACAGGAACGTGTTTCTTACAGCACTACATTGAATCTATTCTAGCCTTGCAAGATGCGAGCTGTAGGCTAAGTCAAG GTGAAGGACCAACCGAAATTCCTTTGGCCATTATGACATCTGATGATACTCATTCACGTACCACAAAGCTCTTAGAGGATAATGCTTATTTTGGGATGAAACCCTCACAAGTAAAAATGATGAAGCAG GAGAAAGTTGCTTGTTTAGATGATAATGATGCTAGGCTGGCTGTGGATCCAAACAATAAGTTCCAAATTCAG ACAAAGCCTCATGGTCATGGCGATGTTCATTCACTTCTCTATTCAACAGGTCTTCTTAAAGAATG GCACGCTGCTGGACGCAAATGGGTTTTATTTTTCCAAGATACTAATGGCCTTCTTTTCAAG GCAGTTCCATCTGCATTGGGTGTCAGTGCCATCAAAGAGTACCATGTTAATTCTCTTGCAGTTCCCAGGAAAGCTAAGGAAGCTATTGGAGGAATTACTAAGCTCACTCATAAAGATG GGAGGTCAATGGTGATCAATGTGGAATACAATCAACTTGATCCATTGCTGAGAGCTTCAGGGTATCCTGATGGTGATGTGAACAATGAAACAGGATATTCTCCATTTCCAGGCAACATAAATCAA TTGATTTTTGAAATTGGCCATTATCTGGAAGAACTTTCAAAAACAGGTGGTTCTATCAAGGAATTTGTTAATCCAAA ATACAAAGATTCTACTAAAACAGCTTTCAAATCATCTACTCGGCTGGAATGTATGATGCAAGATTATCCTAAAACTCTGCCACCTTCAGCTAGAGTTGGATTTACT GTAATGGAAGCTTGGCTTGCTTATGCACCTGTCAAGAATAACCCTGAGGATGCGGCTAAG GTACCTAAAGGAAATCCCTATCACAGCGCTACTTCCGGGGAGATGGCTATATATAGGGCTAACAGCCTTATTTTGAGAGAG GCTGGAGTCAAGGTGGATGATCCAGTTCAAGATGTATTCAATGGGCAGGAGGTGGACGTATGGCCTCGTATTGCATGGAGTCCTAAATGGGGGCTTACATTCTCAGATATCAAAAGCAAAGTCAACGGAAACTGCTCCATTACCGGAAGATCTACCATTGCCATAAAGGGCCAAAGCATCTTTCTCCAGGATCTTGCCTTGGATGGAGCTCTAGTTATCGATGCTGTTGACAATGCTGAG GTTAAAGTAGGAGGGACTGTGCACAACGCAGGATGGACCATTGAAAAAGTCGATTACAAGGATACTTCAGTGCCCGAAGAAGTGAGGATCAGAGGTTTCAAAATGATCAAAGTGGAGCAGTTGGAGAAGACATACAACGAGCCCGGAAAGTATTCATTAAGCCCCTGA